A portion of the Salmo trutta chromosome 1, fSalTru1.1, whole genome shotgun sequence genome contains these proteins:
- the LOC115195481 gene encoding zinc finger and BTB domain-containing protein 1-like — protein MARPSHSEHVLQQLNNQREWGFLCDCCIAIGDIYFRAHKAMLAACSSYFRMMFIRDQQGTASMDLSNMQISAEYFDLILQLMYLGRIVVGSYEFEELKASMAFLQMYYIPDSLEDLRDIRSASNLTPSCSTSSFSSTTSSSSSSSAGPAIIGKMIFGVQMYEQQKPGAPETEPKSLPKVAITAVPVRTSIPFPVNRPALVVEDVAPPLVVVASPFLDSVAEQPCDLRKRPSARITTLKERPRFGRTYTCDDCGFVFSCEKLLIEHILTCTNRKAFQVPKASAEADNDSRKAESSASEGMEEHRVVCKARGDWPDHKSDSDTAIRSVATGTENEPGSARNITIKVEPEENVVSEMMDGIKVVQVGDISARHSALNETMRDPIKFDQEPEAGVSVMNDRNKPFEGHMSSNEDSGIPAKIHNIKEEKKDGESLPCELCGELLTEEYQSAHYISSHMGHICACGRCGQVLIKGWQLQEHAERCGEPQSADTDSHGEEGDTPLPEDLQAMDDGLLEGGDLACPHCGLFFQSESLALEHALTCHEQELFRPVLLEDGGVEPDHRRKHFCAICGKGFYQRCHLREHYTVHTKEKQFSCQTCGKQFLRERQLRLHTDMHKGMARYVCPVCNQGAFLKHDHVRHMISHLSAGETICQVCFQIFQSGEHLEKHMDVHLYVCGVCREKFRLRKDMRSHYNSKHTKRLCPA, from the coding sequence ATGGCGAGGCCGAGCCACAGCGAGCATGTCCTGCAGCAGCTCAACAACCAGCGGGAGTGGGGATTCCTGTGTGACTGCTGCATCGCCATCGGCGACATCTACTTCCGGGCCCACAAGGCCATGCTGGCTGCCTGCAGCTCCTACTTCCGCATGATGTTCATCCGAGACCAACAGGGGACGGCGAGCATGGACCTCAGCAACATGCAGATTAGCGCGGAGTACTTCGACCTAATCCTGCAGCTCATGTACTTGGGCCGCATCGTGGTGGGCAGCTACGAGTTCGAGGAGCTCAAGGCCTCAATGGCCTTCCTGCAGATGTACTACATCCCCGACTCCCTGGAGGACCTCAGGGACATCAGAAGCGCCTCAAACCTCACACCGTCCTGCTCTACCTCTTCCTTTTCCTCCACCACCTCGTCCAGCTCCTCTTCCTCCGCTGGCCCGGCAATTATCGGCAAAATGATTTTTGGAGTCCAAATGTATGAGCAGCAGAAGCCAGGTGCCCCAGAGACCGAGCCCAAAAGTTTGCCCAAAGTTGCAATTACTGCTGTGCCTGTGCGAACAAGCATTCCTTTCCCAGTCAACAGGCCTGCACTCGTGGTGGAGGATGTGGCACCCCCTTTGGTAGTAGTAGCATCACCGTTTCTAGACAGCGTAGCTGAGCAACCTTGTGACCTGCGCAAGAGGCCCAGCGCCCGGATCACCACCTTAAAAGAGCGCCCCCGCTTCGGACGCACATACACCTGCGACGACTGCGGCTTTGTTTTCAGCTGCGAGAAGTTGCTGATTGAGCATATCCTCACCTGCACCAACCGTAAGGCCTTCCAGGTCCCCAAGGCCAGCGCAGAGGCAGACAATGATTCCAGAAAGGCAGAGAGCTCGGCCTCTGAGGGGATGGAGGAGCACAGGGTGGTCTGCAAGGCTAGAGGAGATTGGCCGGACCACAAGTCTGACTCCGACACAGCGATCAGGTCTGTGGCAACTGGTACGGAAAATGAGCCTGGGTCTGCCAGAAATATCACCATCAAGGTGGAGCCGGAAGAAAACGTGGTGTCCGAGATGATGGATGGCATTAAAGTGGTCCAGGTGGGAGATATCAGTGCGAGGCACAGTGCACTCAATGAGACTATGAGGGACCCGATTAAATTTGACCAGGAGCCCGAGGCTGGTGTTTCCGTCATGAACGACAGAAACAAGCCATTTGAAGGGCACATGTCCAGCAATGAGGATTCTGGCATACCTGCTAAGATTCACAATATtaaagaggagaagaaggatGGGGAAAGTTTGCCATGTGAGCTGTGCGGAGAACTTCTCACGGAAGAGTACCAGTCAGCCCACTACATCTCCAGCCACATGGGCCACATCTGCGCCTGTGGGAGGTGTGGCCAGGTCCTAATCAAGGGGTGGCAACTGCAGGAGCATGCTGAGCGCTGTGGCGAACCTCAGAGTGCGGACACTGACTCTCATGGGGAGGAAGGCGACACGCCCCTGCCAGAGGACCTGCAAGCCATGGACGATGGGCTGCTGGAGGGGGGTGACCTGGCCTGCCCCCACTGTGGCCTGTTTTTCCAGAGTGAGAGCCTGGCCTTGGAACACGCTCTGACCTGCCACGAGCAGGAGCTGTTCCGCCCTGTCCTGCTGGAGGATGGCGGTGTCGAGCCTGACCACCGGCGCAAGCATTTCTGTGCCATCTGTGGCAAGGGCTTCTACCAGCGCTGCCACTTGCGGGAGCACTACACCGTCCACACCAAGGAGAAGCAGTTCAGCTGTCAGACGTGCGGCAAGCAATTCCTGCGGGAGCGGCAGCTCCGGCTGCACACCGACATGCACAAGGGCATGGCGCGCTACGTCTGCCCTGTGTGCAACCAGGGCGCCTTCCTCAAACACGACCATGTGCGCCACATGATCTCGCACCTGTCGGCCGGGGAGACCATCTGCCAGGTGTGCTTTCAAATCTTCCAAAGCGGCGAGCACCTGGAGAAACACATGGATGTGCACCTATACGTCTGTGGCGTCTGCAGGGAGAAGTTTCGCCTTCGCAAGGACATGCGGAGCCACTACaactccaaacacaccaaaagaCTGTGTCCTGCCTGA